One Peribacillus simplex NBRC 15720 = DSM 1321 genomic region harbors:
- a CDS encoding Imm59 family immunity protein — protein MNIDDAKKIIQNEELENYCFFCKETSNEGEVVIEKDGYEWKVYTNDERATKTGEKIYKEESEALHDFIERIRGDKAMRMYFKSLL, from the coding sequence ATGAATATAGATGATGCTAAGAAAATAATTCAAAATGAAGAATTAGAAAATTATTGTTTTTTTTGTAAGGAGACTTCCAATGAAGGTGAAGTAGTTATTGAAAAAGATGGTTATGAGTGGAAGGTATACACAAACGACGAGAGAGCAACAAAAACAGGGGAGAAAATATACAAAGAAGAAAGTGAAGCTTTACATGATTTTATCGAGAGGATCAGAGGAGACAAAGCAATGAGAATGTACTTTAAAAGTTTATTGTAG
- a CDS encoding T7SS effector LXG polymorphic toxin, translating to MKIYEAETLTAATKSRAKQYEELKKEVTALKKEFQGIVGLDNEFQGAGATAIKSFYEAQIEVADAWMELFTTQISFLEGIPATLEEADLSGNTVVEVPFLDGEVSNGINQAKSLVDEQANDLQRILNSIDDILPLDMFDQKNFNEKITLAGQRLDDTGTKVENVDRQLVEEYDVSVGQENVAVGLFRALLDATKQDGHVSPMTFNQSAFKNSDVYQVKDEVAGQMKDYQTFKKDQAEARKIEQEMEELENRPWYEKAWDTTKTFTGEFTGYYDSIRASTGVDPVTGRKLSDAERIAAGAMAAAGFIPVVGWAGRAIKGGSAIYKTAKGLNAANHALDAYKTTKGFSLLQKTEYGIYGLLAANGLGEAATGKDMFGNQLTEEQRQNGLLMALGIGGVAGAAKVADKVASGTKFVPYSKEFAQKQVQKVQATITDIARSGKTTLKNIGEELGKKEIPKRISMEQIYLAGGPTLRQVMMEKQTIKEAYQKFTVKDRKVEGVSGESISKGTDKGVKSASGATDIRNTKCTKADLHDYLKNIDEKLAGEYLKTEKWPREIQIPKDPSVLMPDGKIDWSQVPNDGFRLDAAGNPIKDPYISKIGEVIDRYGPAEGRFTSPVIDGKPYSYEQRSLPYLEDTSKYHQYKITGDFSKMESYINNCPNKGLKAAIEGYMKKYSLKFDDLVIQKGDIAPGFGSVGGGIQYQLPLPAKLLEDLGMIKLLF from the coding sequence ATGAAGATATATGAAGCCGAGACATTGACGGCCGCAACCAAGTCGCGCGCCAAGCAATATGAAGAACTAAAGAAGGAAGTCACAGCCCTGAAAAAGGAATTTCAGGGCATCGTCGGCCTGGATAACGAGTTTCAGGGAGCCGGTGCTACTGCCATCAAAAGCTTCTATGAAGCGCAAATCGAGGTGGCGGATGCCTGGATGGAACTATTCACGACCCAAATCAGTTTTTTGGAAGGCATACCGGCCACCCTGGAAGAGGCGGACCTCTCCGGAAATACGGTGGTCGAGGTTCCCTTTTTAGATGGTGAAGTCTCGAACGGCATCAACCAAGCGAAGTCGCTTGTCGATGAACAAGCGAACGATCTTCAAAGGATCCTGAACAGCATTGACGATATCCTGCCTCTTGATATGTTCGACCAAAAGAACTTTAATGAAAAAATCACACTGGCCGGACAAAGGCTGGATGACACCGGGACAAAGGTCGAGAATGTCGACCGGCAATTGGTCGAGGAATATGATGTGTCCGTTGGGCAGGAAAACGTGGCCGTTGGCCTCTTCCGCGCCTTGCTTGATGCCACCAAACAGGACGGCCACGTTTCGCCGATGACATTTAATCAATCGGCATTCAAGAATAGTGACGTCTATCAAGTGAAGGATGAAGTCGCCGGTCAGATGAAAGACTATCAGACCTTCAAAAAGGATCAAGCAGAAGCCCGGAAAATCGAACAGGAAATGGAAGAACTCGAAAATCGTCCATGGTATGAAAAAGCCTGGGATACGACAAAAACCTTTACAGGGGAATTCACGGGATATTATGATTCAATCAGGGCCTCAACCGGAGTCGATCCAGTAACGGGCCGCAAGCTGTCCGATGCCGAAAGAATCGCCGCAGGCGCCATGGCAGCCGCTGGATTCATCCCCGTCGTCGGCTGGGCCGGTCGGGCCATCAAAGGCGGCAGCGCCATATACAAAACGGCCAAAGGACTCAACGCAGCGAACCACGCGCTCGATGCCTATAAAACGACAAAAGGCTTTAGCCTCCTTCAGAAAACCGAATACGGGATATACGGCCTCCTCGCAGCCAACGGCCTCGGTGAAGCGGCCACCGGCAAAGACATGTTCGGCAACCAGCTAACCGAGGAACAGCGCCAGAACGGGCTGTTAATGGCTCTTGGAATTGGCGGTGTGGCAGGTGCGGCTAAAGTCGCTGATAAAGTAGCAAGTGGTACAAAGTTCGTCCCTTACAGCAAGGAATTTGCGCAAAAGCAGGTTCAGAAGGTTCAAGCCACAATAACAGATATAGCGAGATCAGGAAAAACCACGTTAAAAAATATAGGTGAAGAACTAGGCAAAAAAGAAATTCCTAAACGGATAAGTATGGAACAAATCTACCTCGCAGGAGGACCAACCCTTCGCCAAGTTATGATGGAAAAGCAGACAATTAAGGAAGCCTATCAGAAATTTACGGTGAAGGATAGAAAAGTAGAGGGTGTTTCAGGGGAGAGTATTTCTAAGGGTACGGACAAAGGTGTTAAGTCAGCTAGTGGGGCAACAGATATTAGAAATACAAAATGTACCAAAGCAGATTTGCATGATTACCTGAAAAATATTGATGAAAAATTAGCAGGTGAATACTTAAAAACAGAAAAATGGCCTAGAGAGATTCAAATACCTAAAGATCCTAGTGTATTAATGCCTGATGGCAAAATAGATTGGTCACAGGTGCCAAATGATGGATTTAGACTTGATGCAGCAGGAAATCCAATTAAAGATCCATATATTTCAAAAATTGGAGAAGTAATTGATAGATATGGCCCTGCGGAGGGGAGATTTACTTCACCGGTTATTGATGGAAAGCCATATTCATATGAACAGCGTTCATTACCATATCTCGAAGATACATCAAAATATCATCAATACAAGATTACGGGCGACTTTAGTAAGATGGAGTCTTATATAAATAATTGTCCTAACAAAGGATTAAAAGCTGCGATTGAGGGTTACATGAAAAAATATTCCTTAAAATTTGATGATTTAGTTATTCAGAAAGGGGATATCGCTCCAGGTTTTGGATCTGTAGGTGGAGGTATTCAATATCAATTGCCGTTACCAGCAAAGCTTTTAGAAGATTTGGGTATGATAAAACTTTTGTTCTGA
- a CDS encoding YwqI/YxiC family protein, whose amino-acid sequence MTTIKLNHPAVTKQVDQVKTALGTVTLGNLPAGELGNNKLEFTSKWIDRETNLEKVFEQYIKIVQKNVEDTRANIDLLKEQDEAIAHTSSHGYQR is encoded by the coding sequence ATGACGACAATCAAACTGAATCATCCTGCCGTAACGAAGCAAGTCGATCAGGTGAAGACGGCACTTGGTACAGTCACGCTTGGAAATTTGCCGGCGGGCGAGCTTGGCAATAATAAATTGGAATTCACCTCGAAATGGATCGACCGCGAAACGAACCTGGAGAAGGTCTTCGAGCAATATATCAAAATCGTCCAGAAAAATGTGGAAGATACCCGTGCCAACATTGACTTATTAAAAGAACAGGATGAAGCCATCGCCCATACGTCTTCACATGGGTATCAGCGATGA